In the Archocentrus centrarchus isolate MPI-CPG fArcCen1 chromosome 19, fArcCen1, whole genome shotgun sequence genome, TAGACGCAAGAAAAGAACtgactttgtttcattttacttttaaattggATTTAGGAAATTAAAATGAGAGAGATTAACCTCAGATCCCCCTCTCCTCTTTTCATAATCTCTCTTTTAGGATTCTCCTTGGATAGATTAGATCTGACCCACAATAAAAACTGTGAGCGGAGATCCAAGCGTCTAAAACATTTGGGGTTGTAGGTCATAGCAGATAATTTGTGCATGCATGTGGTAAATCGTGCTTACATGTGGGAGCTTTTGGGGATATAGGAGCAGACATGGAACCCATTTTCATCCTGTATCTCAGTCGcctgggaagaaaaaaagagactaaagtattcttcatttaaaaaaaaaaagtcagctttTAAAAATTGTATACACAGATTGCTAATTAAAGATACCTCTCCTGAAACTGCGCAGAAGGGATGAGTGCAGCGCGCAGGTTACAGTCGCCCACCCTCTTGGCCTGCCACCAGGTGGGGTCCTCCTGACTGACAACCTGAAGAATATCTCCCCTTTTAAAAGAGAGTCCCGCTTCTTGGCACGGTGTCGCTTTGTCCTCAAAAGGTGTGTAGTCAAACAAAGCCCGGATGTAGACCTTTAACAAGGAGGCATATTCTTTTAGCAACTCTATCACTTGATTTATTATATATAGCAAAAGAAGCACATGATTCACATGGGTGAACTAGTCTGTCTGGACaaacaacttggcaaagaaccagtttgaaattttatcttttgcttctttgttactagcagcctgtcacaaaaattatttcgcatttctttctaaaaaaatgccaaagataacacagtttgatgaAGAGTATATGAAAGTCATGgctttaagaaacaggaaagaaaatccagcaaagacctgacacagggcctgagagcatctggcccttcagctgatccatctactgttcaatgaagcctcattagaaatggtctcagtggaagactggctgtcaagaagcaaTTTAAGGCAAGAATTCCTCACCTTGCTTTCTTTTACTTTGTCGTCATCTGCAACAGCAGGGATGATTTTCAGTGTGATTGAGCCTTGCGATTGggactgaaacaaaaacagacaagcagcatcatcatcatcagcatcagCTGCCAATCACTAAATGATCAGAGTGGATTCAGAACATTCTTTACCAATATCTGACTAATTTCATCTGGCCTTTTGTGGGATATCAGGTTTCCGTTGACCTCTCGAAGCTCATCCCCTACATGCACCAGACCTGGATACACAAGCACAGCACGCAAAGGGAATACAGCTAAAGAAATGCCCAACAGAGAAATCTGTAGAACATAAACCTCAGATGTGAACAAAAGACAAATGTTCTGTCACCAGTAAGTCGGTAACATTACTACGGCAACAGCCAGAGGCAACCCTAGTTTGTAATTTCAAAATATGCAATCTCGTGGCACTAATCTCACGGATTTGATTTCTGTTACAGTTCACAGGGTTATGCAATGTAATCTCCTCATGTCTCTGTCAGTGTATCAGTAGTGTTAAAGTCCCGCTGGGTAAGAACTTCAGCATCCAGAGTAACCGAGACTGTTTGAGTCTGTCTCTTTAGGCATATTATCCTATAGGGCGATTCCCTTTTATACTTAATTTTCCACATAAAAAAGTATCTGGCATTTAAATGTTAACAGAAAAGTTGTGCGAACACAGTCTTACCACTGCGGTCAGCTGCCCCTCCCCTCATGATTCGGGCCACAATGACAGCTCCTGTTGCTTCATCTCTACGAATAGTTGCTCCctgtttgtatatttaaaaaaatttaaaaaaaattaaaaaagacgATGTCAAAGATATGCATAAATCAAACTTAATccaaatctaatctaatctcaaACTCACTGAGCTGGCACAATCCCCTGACAGACTGCAGGAAGACGCTCCCCATTTGCAGCTAGAGTTTTACTGGAGAGATCAATAACTGActaaaagtaaaatgtcaaaAGGCTGCATGAATCAGATACCAAATCATCAATATCACCTCCTTGTTTGCTCATACAGATTAATGGCATTTAAATACAGGTAATTACAAGTTTTCTAATTACTGCATCATGGAGAAAGAATTAGCAGCCCACTTTAGTTTTAATCACCGTTTCCTACTCTGGGTTACAGCtcaattttttaaactttaagtaAATCATGCGTTAGTCTGGCATTTTGGAAAATGAAAGGTACTTATTTGCGTTCCTGCTAAGAGCTGGATGAAAAGATAAACACTAATCTCATGTCTGTGTACTCACAGCATGAAGGTGCAGTCAGAAgacttagcttagcataaagtcTGGAAACAGGGGGAAACTGTTAACTTGGATCAAGTAGTGTGTGAGGCTTTGACAGAAATCACTAGTATTAAACTTTTGAAACCCAGTCCAATATGATCCATCTTTCAGATATTTGCTTGTTGAGATAAAAGTCCCATCGCTCAAACCCATGTTCACCTCATATCTCCCAGAGCTTTAAAGCTCATTAAAGCAAACGGACTTTAAACATTGTTGAGGAAAGGAAGAGGTCTTTGTGATGTTGCCAGTTGTGTGGCGTAATGTGCTTGCATTtatagtcttactgaccactccaAGAACTTCAAACTACAAGTCACATAAGAGACATCTGCCAGTTTAATATTTCACTACAACagattccttaaaaaaaaaaagtctgttttgatgatttttttcccctgcagagTGCCATCTGCAACAAGTCGCCCTCTTTTACCCACATCTGCAAATCTCTGGACAGGGAAGGAGGCGCCCTGCCCCATTTACTGAGACCAGCAGCAGACTTTTGGAGTTTGAGAGTCAATAAATATCCAAAAATGACCCAGCTCTGTAATGTGTCCTACAGCATCATGTGCCATGGTCTCCATCTCGTGAATGATGCAGTGACTGATGGGCAGGTTAGGGTTGATCTTTTCACACAGGAGTGTTGCTGCTCCCCTACTGGCCCATCACAGCACTTGCACCATCAGTTGCAAAGCCAACAAACCGTGCAGGTAACGTTTCTTCAGAGACGCCCTTCATAGTGATGCTTTCTATCAAGCTGCAGATTTCACCTTTGTAGGAAATTTGAATATCTATGATATCAGCATGTGTTTGACACATTGGGATATTTCTAGGCCTTTTTTGTAAGTGTTTTGTAAAATCAGATGTTCTGAATGCTTTTCATTTCTCATTTGTTAGTTTTCAAGAAACAGGAGCCTGGTGGCTTAATGAAAAGTCAAACTACACCCTGGCGACACCAACCAGTGGCTCCTTGTTCTTCACCAGCCGAACGATCTTCACCGACTCTTCTTCCAGGTCGTCGTCCAGATCATCTGGGAGCGGTGGCAGCACTGGGTCAAATTTCTTTTGGGCCACAGTGTCATGAGCTGACAGCACTGCCTGCATCACAAGCCATTTGCAAACAGACAAAGAAATATACACCAGGGAAGATTTACAAGCTTGACTGATGGAGATAAAAGAATAAagtaaaggcaaaaaaagaaaagacaaccaAAGGAAGGGCACCGCATGTAGAAAACATAATATCAGGGGAAAAGAAAAGTTAGGgactaaggggaaaaaaaaaaaaaaaaaaatctctccaaATCTCTGCTTTTGCAAATGAGCGTTCTGGTTCCACAGCCATCATCTCTTCCCAGAAAGCTTCCCAGACAGCCAATAACCTGAACATAATCACTTGATCAGAGTAATTAGGCAGTCTTGTCTGTGTCTAGGGGATGGGGAAAGGGTGCAGACAGCGCTGATGCTGGCGTTACGTAAtaaatgaggaggaaaaaaaacaaaaaaaacagagcagtgCAGAGTGAAAATACTGTGAAGCAGCATTATTAATGAGATCAAAcctcagaaagaagaaaaggatgTCTGAATGTAACAGGGGAGACACATGGTCTAGCATTTTTCAGCTTGTTTATGCAGGCTGaaaaagactgtgtgtgtgtgtgtgtgtgtgtgtgtgtgtgtgtgtgtgtgtgtgtgtgtgtgtgtgtgtgtgtgtgtgtgtgtataccttgAGATGAGGAGTACTCAAGAGGAGCAGTAGTTCTTGCTCATCATCCTCCAGTGGCCCATTCTGAAGCTCTTCTGCCAGCTGATGATTGAAATCAGAAAATTACTGCTTTAAGCATTTCAAAATGTTCCATCTAATCACCAAAGAAAATACATATTCATGTTAAAAACTATTCACTTATAATTGCACCTACATCCTCTGCCAAACAGGAGGCGCTGTGCAGGACCGGAGTGGGGCTCTGTTTCTCATACTGCTTCAGTTTTTCATGGATCTGGATGTAAAGCGAGAAGCAGCAACCACACAGATGTAGATGATTACATTTGAATGAAAACCAGAGACAGCTGATAACCACAGATACCTGTTTAAGAGCCATAACAAGTAAACATGGAGGatttaaactgacaaaaaaaactgaCTCAAAAATTAATGTGCCAATAATTGGCATATTGATTTTTCGTGACTATTTATGGCGGTACTATTTTCACCTAGATTAGAGCTCAGATCAGGTGCATTAGCTAAGCAAGAAGCAGCCGGGTGTGTTGGGAGTCTGGGGTTGATTAGGCACAAAGTTGACCCTCACGATGCATTTTGAATGACAGCATCCCAATAGCATACTGAattagaaatgttttaaaaaaaaagaaaaagaaaatacattaaaaaaataaaatatatacattccTGAttaaaatcttaagaccagttaaaatgGCCTATGTTTGGTGCACCCTTGCAAAGTCCAAACGGGCAATTTTGTGGCCTTTGaagacattttttgtttctgaagccctTCCCTCGCAGATGCCGTATGATGGTTATTgggctgcagtcagcaccagtaatggccttaatttgggtAGAGGATCATCCCGTGTCTTGACGGACAGCCAATCGGATCCTGCGGCTCAGCActggtgaaatttttttgggtctaccacttggcttttttgttccataaccctcaggatcatttaaaaaaatgcaaaatgactgtcttactgTGTCCAACTTCAGCAGCGATGGCACGTTGTGAGAGGCCTtgcttatgcagctcaacaatcctaccacgttcaaagtcagtgagcttttttgcttttgccatcaggaggtcttgacagtgtaaagacttgacagaaaatgacatggaatccaaatttttgcacagcttttggcttttaaaggctatggtcttaaactttagatcagctgaaaaaaaaaaaaaaaaaaaaaaaaaaaatcacgtttgagtgtaaatgcagttttcaataaattccctgctcaaaagtttttgtctcttgtgccgaTTTATTCTTTTAGCaatgtgaagctctacttagaaccttcttaaaatccaatagtgcaaaatgcaaattcttgcattttttttaactggatcAGGAGTGTATTTTATAATagaattacttattttattatttctggcAGTTTCAGTCCTCCATATATTAAGAACAGTCATCCCCTTTTACAAACCAAAGTTGTTTGGTGAATCAGGAACTTCaggttctctttttttattgctagctaatatttaattttattttttaacctgtCATTATATACACCATTTATACCATTTTCCGATCATCCTCAAATTTGTTAGGTCCATCTGTTCAACtactcattaacacaaataactAATCATCCAATAACATGGcagtgaggtcagaggagaatagccagactgcttcaaactgataggaaggcaaaagTCATGCAACTACTTATTACAACCATGgtctgcagaagagcatctctgaatgcacaacatattgaagtttgaagcagatgggctacagcagcaggagaccacACCAGGTTGTCAATCATTTACGCTAAGAACCAGAAACTGAGGCTTCATttcacacgggctcaccaaTACCGGACaagagaagattggaaaaatgttggttGGTTTGATGAGTCTCCATATCTACTGAGACATTCAGATTGTACCCTTCTTATACTTCATGTGTTTGCATAACAATGCactatgtggaaaaaaaaaagtctaaaacatCTGAATCACAAATCACACAAATCCAGTAGCCAATTCTAATCAGATGGATCCACAGTACCTTCATGAGGTATCCAATGCTTTTCTCGCTGAAGACATCTTTAAGGAAGACCAGGTCTTCTTTGTGGTTGGCATCAGGGTGAAGCTGAGATGTGAGCAGAGCCAGAATCTCATGCAGCCCTTGAATCATATAAAACATTATGTTGTCTATTAGTCAAAGACCAATTTCTATCAAGAAATGCATCATCATTGATATAAAACATCAACAGAGAGATCGTTTTAGATTCTCTCTTTAGCTTATTGATGTTTACAATAGCATGCTTTCCCATGCCATCCCTCCTTTCAAATTCCAGTAATTTATCCATATTAATGAAATAATGCTCTAGCACACAATATATTCATAAGTATATAAAAAGCATCACACCGTGAACAAGCCTGAGCATATGTACCTGTGCTCCCAGATACAATGGGCATGGCTTCAATCATTCAAAGGAGGCAGTGGAGAGGTTGGAGGGGGAGAGGAAACAATTCTCTCAAATAATTCTGTTTTGTTCCTCACATGAGGCTGAGACAGAGAATCACAGAGAACCTGGAATGAAAACAAAGAATCCAACATGAGATCATATTAGGGATGAGGCTTCCAGCAGCACTAAGAAACCAAGAATTCATTGTGAGAATTCTTTCTGTGCATTCCAACTTTATGGACTAAAACACTCTCTGATAATAGCATAAAAAAGATGCAGAATGTGTTTGTTTCTAACTGCACTGTAAGCTTAAACTGGAGAAAAGGTgatatatttctttttaaaaacttcCCCGGTGGATGCAGTAAAAATCTCACTGATAGTGATGCTTACAGAGAGCACAGTGAGCTTCATTCAGCACATGATTTCTCATTTAAATCCAACACCCAAATCTAAATACGTTTTTCAAAAGGCAGCCCTGCTTTGACAGTGATGAATGGACCCATTACTGCGCTGAAGTTTCAGTATAATTAATATTTGTTCTCATTACCGAGGCATAaagcattcatttcatttcaaattgtgTGACTGCTCATTTGGAGAAAGCAAGGTCAGATAATGATAGCAGCCACTTTTACCCAATAGGATCCTTTACCTTGTCACCATGACAACACTATAGTATCAGTGAGTGATATGCTTTGTGCAGTTAAACGGAGCTGTGTCTCATTATTTAAGGTTTTCATTACTCTAATGTTGCATTCTGGTCTTTTGTTCATTAGAATACTTTTGTTATAATCATTCATGTGCCATCGTCACGCTCACAGATTTAAACCCCACTCCTCATTAACTACCAGTGAAGATATATGATTGAAGTAGCGCCAAGTTTCACCTGCACGGCCAGCTATTTTTGGATAATCCCAATCAAGGTTGCAGAGTAAACAGAATACCTTTGTTTGAAATTAATCTTCATATGAAGAGCAACTTCTTTATTTGGAGGGCATTCAGAAAGTCGCagttgggctggagcctatcacagctgtcacagggtgagaggccgggtacactctggacaggtcgccTATCTATTGCAggcctaacacagagacagacaaccattcacactcacggccaatttagaattgccaACTAACCAaacgtgcatgtctttggactgtgggaggaaggcaAAGCATCTAAAGAGAACCCATGAAGACAAGGGGAGAACATacatggattcaaacccaggacccctcttgctgtgaggtgatggTGCTAACTGTGTTCAATGGATAACTGGAAGAAAATTAAAAGGACAGATGAACGCATTCAGATTCACTCTAAACATTTTGTTATGCTGTAGCCTGATATTAAAGTGTCCTTAATGAATCCCGCTCCTTCAACTCGACAATGTCCAACACAGCCGAGACACTGCAGCAGAGGTTTGTGGACACCACATTCAATTTGAATTAACACAGCAGATGTGACATTCAAGTGCAAGAACTCAGctttaatttagtttaaatCAACATGGGGGGGGGACTGTCAGGGAGATCATCCATCTCTCTTTTTCTAACCATTATCCATTTTAGGGTTGCAGGAGGGCTGGAGCTGTTCCCAGCTGTCAAAAGGCGAccggcagggtacactctggagAAATCACTAGTTTATCACAGAGCTGTGTGGGAGATACAGCACTTTTAACATGCAGGACCAGTTTCCCCAGACACGGATTTAAACCTCTTACTGATTCTTTTTGTTTAGTCTAAGATTAAACTCAAACGGGCTGTTAGTTTCCAAAAGGATGCCCAATTTAAGCAGGACAGATACTCCACAGGCCAGATAAATCATAATGTTTCCTAGGTAGTGAAAAACCCTTTGCATTTAGTGCTGAGTGCCTGCATTCATAGGTCTCAGCTGGTGTCACCTAGAGGCCAACTGATACAAGATTTGTAAGACTGATATTGATATGTGGCAATATTGGCAGATTTTCTTTTCCCATTttagacacacaaaacagatttccctaaaatctgttgtgtttagttatttactcatttacacACTGCCCAACTCTGCTGGAATCAGCTGGTTTTTGTGGTGTTCCAACAGGGAGGCTGCAaatctggtggacaaactatgcaatatCGACATTTACAACATGGTTGAAAGGtgactttactttttaaattttcatttattggctGTAGTAAATGCCAATACTGATGGATCAGCGATAACATCGTCCCACCCATATATCAGTCGGACTCTAGTGTCGTTCTTGGTGAAGCTCTTCCGGACTTTCGTTGCAGCTTGCTGCCGTTTCTGCCTTTAGTCTGGTCTACAGCAGGTTGAAtccagctcagtcagattagttTGACTTGACAGACGATCGTTTTTAGACACTTTGATATTTTAGTTCCACAAATCGACcgctgtttttgtgcttttctattttattcttttcataCTGCATTCTGACCTTTCCATTTCTGATGCTTTCCAGGAGATTGCACCTGGTGGGGAATCCTGGTGAAATCCAGTCATTAATTCTTCCTTTTATTGCTGAGAATAAGCGACAAACATACCCTGTCATAAAGACGTTTTCTTCACCTGTTTGTCATGTTCTAGATCTCCTTTTTTAATAACAAACCCAGCTGATTATTTTGGAAAACCAACCTTTGATACTCTGATTATTAGATCAGGGAAGAGTTTACAATCAAGTCTACCAACCAAGCATCCAGTCACACTCAAACCCTTGCATTCTGGGCACTTAAAAGGGCTGAAAGTGTTGATGTCAACCTAATTATGATGACTGAGCTGGCAAAGCCTTTAATGCCAGAAGAAAACTGTATAAGTGTCCTAAATACTGCACAATGCATTTTCCTCCACAGATGTTAGTGCgtgttaatttaaatttaaaaaaaaaaaaaaaaaaaaaaaaaaaacagtccctgGATTAGTACAGCAGGTGGAGCAGCTACTCCCACAGGCCAGCTGCTACATACCTGCTCTAACCTCATAACTGCTCTTCGAATTGCTGGCTATGTAGGTGGGAGGCCAAATCTCCGTTCTGAGCTTAACTCGCAGCTGTGGGAGAGTCTCATAAAATACCAGGTGAGCATAGCACACAGTGTGCATTCTGAGTCTTCACAGTCTCATCCTAcacatattcattcattatCTACAGTGCTGAGGGGCCATGCAGACGATTTTAACACAACCAACTCTTTCCCATTATATCAACACATATTCCTAAAACAGCATCTCTATGGAGATACAAGAGCCGGACCTGATTaaggatgttaaaaaaaaaaaaaaacagccatttgaTTTAATAAATCTCAGCACATTTTCTTCACAGCTTGACTCAAGGATCACTTTCAGCCAGCTCTCCAGATGTATTAAAGCATT is a window encoding:
- the LOC115798021 gene encoding MAGUK p55 subfamily member 3-like; the protein is MIEAMPIVSGSTGLHEILALLTSQLHPDANHKEDLVFLKDVFSEKSIGYLMKIHEKLKQYEKQSPTPVLHSASCLAEDLAEELQNGPLEDDEQELLLLLSTPHLKAVLSAHDTVAQKKFDPVLPPLPDDLDDDLEEESVKIVRLVKNKEPLGATIRRDEATGAVIVARIMRGGAADRSGLVHVGDELREVNGNLISHKRPDEISQILSQSQGSITLKIIPAVADDDKVKESKVYIRALFDYTPFEDKATPCQEAGLSFKRGDILQVVSQEDPTWWQAKRVGDCNLRAALIPSAQFQERRLRYRMKMGSMSAPISPKAPTYERADREDCDSKSALNGKEIVSPKSKAAPAFCGHAFSWDFYSASLRRSFRHRKDRQGSPGEAHTPDANHTEFLIYEEVTQYLSHPGERPRLVVLIGSLGARITELKQKVIAENPRRYGLAVPHTTRARKSHEREGVEYHFISKAAFEADIQNDKFIEYGEYKENLYGTSLDSIHRVLDQNKVCLVDVQPEALKTLRTAEFKPYVIFVRPRICDSQKKQFGSSSSLSVGVTDSDVEEMKQSSEQMDECYGHWVDYVLVKEDPVSALAELQVVLEKVQMEPQWVPVCWVRR